The Metabacillus schmidteae nucleotide sequence TCCAATTTCTTTGAAAAGTGAGATTGCTTTTTCATCTTTTTTTTGTGCTAAAGAGATTAATTCTTCTAAAGTAGTATCAGAGTCTGCTCTCTTTAAAAGTGCATGTTCAGATGCGTACGTTTCCCAGCACCCTCTACTGCCGCATCTACAAGGTGTGCCATTTATTTCAATGACCATATGACCCATCTCACCCGAAAAGCCATTAAGACCCTGATAAAGTTCATCATTAAGAATTAAACCGACACCAATTCCGATCCCGGCACTTACGTATATAATATTGTGATAGTCATATCCAACACCGAATTGTTTTTCACCATAAGCTCCTGCATTTGCTTCATTCACTATAACAACTGGTACTTGGAACTCTTCTTCTACTAATGATTTCATTTCACAATGTTTCCATCCTAAGTTTGGTGCAAGGAGTATGCTTCCTTGTTTATCCACAATACCCGGTATGCCAATTCCAATCCCAACAATTCCATATGGTGATTTTGGAAGATTATTAATTAAAGAAGAAATCATTTTTTTAATCTGGTCATTTACTCGATGAAAATCAGTGTTGTTCACTTTTACATGATCTTCAAGTACAATGTTTCCCTTTAGGTCTGTTGCGACACCAAG carries:
- a CDS encoding ROK family transcriptional regulator; this encodes MKSITWNQQVVKKNNTALVFQTITHQEPISRADIAQQSGLNKATVSSLVNELLEKELVYESGPGESSGGRRPVLLHYHATCGYSIGIDLGVNYILGVATDLKGNIVLEDHVKVNNTDFHRVNDQIKKMISSLINNLPKSPYGIVGIGIGIPGIVDKQGSILLAPNLGWKHCEMKSLVEEEFQVPVVIVNEANAGAYGEKQFGVGYDYHNIIYVSAGIGIGVGLILNDELYQGLNGFSGEMGHMVIEINGTPCRCGSRGCWETYASEHALLKRADSDTTLEELISLAQKKDEKAISLFKEIGSYIGYGINNIINTFNPEQIIIGNRLAMAEEWIKQPILDIVYSRSLFFQQLDLQINFSKHTTHSAALGVAALTTENFIQKELQEI